TTTGTCAAAtacaaaaattgattttgttaCCTATTTCTTTTAGGGCTGTAAAAAGGGGAATAAAAACATGAGTACCACAAATACTAAAAGAGCATACAAAGCGCTGGGGTTTGTTTGGTATTTATTGAAtaaagtttgtttaaaaaaaaaagttccatctGAGCATATGTCACGCTTGTGAAACAAACAGTAAACGAGAGAACAGGCAGCAATTCAACTCCAtccagtaatacctcgacatacgagcaattggaGATAGGAGTCAATTTTTGCGCAAATATTTagcttgagatatgagacaaatttggaTATGCgaactagttatttgatactttgttaatagatggccaattagaacaaataaaaatgtttttccaatccaatatcctgttcttggtggggttttttttcagagggaacaaattaattagtttttagttcatttctatggcaaACGTTCAATTGAGTTAAGAGTAAATTGACACACGAGCTCGGAACGAAtgaagctcgtatgtcgaggtaccactgtactttgtaaTTTAGCGTTGACATCCCAAAGTTTGTCCTTAACCGTTAAAACATTTCCGTGCCAGTTAACTTATACGCATGACACAAAGTAAATAAATGTCACTCACGCCAGTTAAAGAATGAGTGAACCtttcgaggaggaggaggacgccgTCTTTGGTCTTCGGACTACAAacaaaacgaatgaatgaatgaaattggaCTTGTATCAAAAATAGAATTTACGGCCATTTTCAAAGCAAGTTGACATATCGGACGGGGCCATGGCACGCCACGCCAATTCCATCCGTGCCTTCCAAaaggaaaatactttttcacaagaatatttttgaacttttttttttgccgagcATTAGCGATCCGTTATCAATGTGAtccgtctttttttttgccaggggGGACTTTTTCATCTGTAAGAACCGTGTGCTTTCTATTCTAAATTTGGAAAATAGCCTGACGAAAAGCAAGAGTCTTATCATCCTTGTCTCACccatcctctctctctctctcgaggCACATGCGGAACTGCGGCGAGGGCCGACCGACTCTGCTCGACGTGCTCGGGAAGTGCTTTGGAATCGTCGGCGTCAGTGTCGTCGTCCGCTGGAggacagaaaaaggaaaaatacttttaaaaccTTCAAAATGCATCCAAACCCTAATCTTTGTCATTTTCAGCTATATATTATAAGCCAGCCGTGTCCCAACAACAGCCCGTGGacaaaaaatatcattgaatacgGCCCCCGCAAGAGGCTGGAGTTAAACCTCCTTTCGGTTGCACTTCTCAACTTGaacactagatagagctgtTCAGAGCCACATTGAAATCAATGTACTAAGAAATAGCGTGCAATTTAATTAGTTTGCATCCAATGTGACGAACCaatttgtgattttcttgactatTGTGGTCATTTGATCTatgtttcagtcatttttttgcaatacacTTAGGATCTCGGAAAAAAGGAGCTCTCACTCACCACCGCCGCTGACCGACGGGACGGCGACGTCAGGGGTCGCTCTCTTTCTTTACCGTCACGTCCCCGTCGCCGGCCAAGATGGTGGAGATCTCGCCCTGCATGAAGGCCCAGGGCACGGCCGATCCGGCCAGGGGACAGCGCTCCCCGCTGGGGCAGTAGACCTCTCCTCCTTGGCCCTGGCTGCGAATGAAGCCTCTCGTGCAGGGGAAGCAGAACTTGTGGTGCGGCACCGAGGGACACTGGACAAAGTGGGTGTCCTCCAGCCGTTCCCGGCACAGGGTGCAGCAGAGCAGGGCGCCCTGAcccccggcggcggcggcgccggcagACTCGCCGCCACCCGCCTGCGGGACGGAagtggaggcggcggcggccgagGGGCTGGCGGAGGCGGCGCGCCCCACGGCCGAGGACGCGCCGGGGCTGTCTCTGGCCACCTGGCCGGAGCTCAGGCTGTCCGCCACCCCCATGAGCGCCGACATGGGCGAGGGCTGGCCGTGCAGGCGAGGGGGGCCGTCCTGAGGGGCGCCCATTCCCGGAAGCGCTTCCATCCCGGGGTAGGCGCCCCTGGGCCACACCTCGGGTCGGCCTTCGCTTTCCCCGTTCTCCGATCCCGGGGAGGCTTTCCGGCGCCGGGCGGCGCCTTTGGCCGGGGCGGAGcgaggggcggcggcggcggacagGCCGCCGCCGTCCGGATGCGGGAGGACCTCGGGAATGGGCGGCTCCTTAAACATACGCACGCCGTCGTTCAAAAGCTCCGCCAGCCCCCGCCAGTCGCCGCTCCCTTGCCGCTTCTCGTACTCCACGTAGCGCAAGCCCGAGTTGACGGCCTTGCCGGCGTCCTTGGCGGCGTCCCGGAACATCTGCCGGACCAGGTCGGGGACGCACGAGAAGATGACGCCGGAGCCGACGGGGTACTCGGCGAAGACCTTGAGCTCCAGCTCGGCGGCGGCCGTGGCGGCGGCGTCGAAGGCCAGCACCCTTCCCACCAGGTTGTGATCTTTCCTGAAGCGCACGGCGAAGGGAACGCAGGAGCTCAGAGCCAGCAGGACGTCCCGGACGACTTTGGGTCGGTTGGGCCAGCCTTCCATTTTGCTCCGCGCCACCTCGTTGAGCTCGGCCACGACTTCGCTGTTCCTCCACGCCCCCAGATCGATGCCCACCAGCGCGGACGTGCTGGCTCCCACGCCCAGAGCGGCGGCCTGTCTTCGGGAGACGGCGTCGCTCAGAATGGGCCCGGCCGAGACGACGATGGGAGCCCCGGCCGCCGCCGCGGCAGCGGCAGCAGcggccgctgccgccgccctGGAGCTCGAGAGTGGCGCCAGGAGCCCGTGCGGGGACGCCACTAGACCCTGGGCGATGAGGGCGTGCGAAATGGTTCCGTGGAGACCGGGGAGAGCCCCCGTCATGGCCCTGCGAGTGTTGGGACTCTGTCGGCTGCTTTCGGACAACGCCACGTCTTCGACTCGGTGCAGGCCGTTGGGCAGGCGCGAGGAGACGCCGTAGTCCGCCCTGGCTCGCTCCCGCTCCCGTTCTCGTTCTCGCTCTCTTTCCCGCTCTCGCTCTCGGTCTCGCTCCCGCTCCAGGCGCTCTCCGTGCGGTGGCCGGCCGACTTCCGCCGAGCCGAGCGAGCTCGGCTTGCCCTGCTGCGGCCCGGGAGAGCGGCCCTCTAAAACGCCGTGCGTGCTCTTGAGTTGCCTGGCGGTTTCGATGAGCAGCTCGATTCTGTCCACGCCGTCGTAGTTGACGCAACCTCGGCAAACGGCTTCGCTAAACTCCCACAACATGGCCCAGGGCATCTTGGGGAGGTCGCAGAGGTAGCACCATTGCCGCCTCGAAGAGGGCTGCGATGTGGACGACATGTTGTTTACGAGGCCCCGAGCCTCGAGCGAGCAAACTTTCGCTACTAGGCCCGAGCCCTTGCGACGAACCTTCCCGGCGCTTCTCCCTTCGCTCGGCGGCCGCTCACCACATTCTGGCCACTTTCAAAGGTCCATGCAACGGAGTAATGTGTTCCGAGAAGTTAGGTGCTTTTCGACGGCTTCTTTTTCGGTTTGTTCGTGTCAGGCCGCGCAGAAGGAAGTCAAATTTTACAGGACACCGGAAACGCCGACGTGCTTTGCGGCCCCCCGAGGCATCATGGGAGTTGTAGGACCTGGCAAACGGACATGAGTTACGTTGCGTTGACAACCTTTTCATAGTGTGGGATTTTTCACTATAGTTTAGCTTGGAGTTTCAAATCAATCCCCAACACATCTTACCCTTTAAATCACTGAAAAATATCATGACTGACTGCTCCTGTTTTTAAACAATGATTTGCCAAGACTTTCTTCAAGGTCAGATTTAAAACACTTCAAGCCCATTTCaccattgaaacaaaaaaaacggtatTTCAGATGTCTGTTTATTACACGCACTGCGTTTTACGGTATTGTAGGAGCATACATTTTCATGCCAAAATGAACTTCTAGCGGGTTATCTGATCTATTctcaaaatgttgacatttaatATGAATTGAGCGATCCATACCCAAAGCAAACAAGATTATAATGTGTTCATTGGACAGCTTTTAGGTTTAACTGTTTGTGCCATATAAACATTTGGCTTTACATGTAGCCTCCTAATTTAGCCATTATTAAACATTtctttaattgaaatattttgatatttcttGGCATGGGAGATATTACAATAATATTCATGTTGTGATATTCAACACTCCTATCAGGATCTTTTTCTAATATCATGCAGCTCTGGTTTATGTCAAAATCATACATCAAATTGGGGATTTATTTGAATACATTTAATAGTCTAAAcacttaaaaattaaaaaaaatgtagtaaaaCACAACATCCTATTTGTGTCAAAAATGAGTGAACATTTTAATGGGACACAAGCACAGAACTACATGAACGTTTATACATAGAAATAAAAGGTGAGATTGTTTGAAGGTGTTGGTTGCATTTAGCTGGCGGTGTGGTGGGTGGTTGAGAAACACAACTTGAGAGTGTAAGGGTAAGGCCCACCTAAAATAAAGTAGACGGCGGATTGCAAGGGTTCAGAAAAGGACACATTTCACAATTGCAATTTACGTAGTGGATACGATACTGACTGGGGTTTTTCATCTGATGATGGTTCATCAATGCCAGGGCTTCCATGGCATCATTTATGGAGTCCCATTCCAGCAAGCCTGATGAACTCCTCTCACCTGGAGGGGGGCAGCCACACAAGACAAATGAGGAAGTTCAATAAAAGTTCATCCAAGATGGAAGAAGAACACGGGAAAAAAAGCCCAAGACTCCAACTTTGGGATGTGATGTAATGCCGGTTACACCAATGACATGTGTCAATCAAAGGACATCAAAACTTAAACTAAAACCTAATGACTTACTCTTCCCAGTAAAAAGTTTCACACTTCCAGGGCTCTTAATCCCCAACTCATCGCAGATCTAGaaggaagataaaaaaaaatggaatcattCCTATATTTAAAAGTCGAGgggggattttttgtttttgttttttgttcagtgTGTGCAGCTTTTGGGACCTGGTCAAAGAGCTCCTCAGAGATGTCCGGCTgcgcattaaaaaaatgcaggacGTTGGTAGGGTGCTGGATTCGGTTCTTGGCCGCCTGCTCCGGCGAAGTGAAGCGGTTGTTGCGAGAACCGTGGAAGTCTTTGAAGCTGGTGCTGTTGTCTTCCAACTGGTAGCTCTGTCCCGGTACGATAGCCTGCTGCTTGGAAACGCtagccgcaaaaaaaaaaacacacaaaaaatacaaaaggcttCCGTCAGCACGTGGagcaatgtcaaaataaaaaaggtttcATTTCCTTGATGAAATGAACATTTAGAAGGACTTTTTCCACATGAGGAGAAGCAAAATGCTCAGTGTTCCAGTTCGTTTAGGGTAAAGGGACTGGCTTAAGGGTTATCGTGCCATTTTCACAAGTACAACAGAGGAAGCCCGGATAAATACCTTTTTGGACTTCATTTTGTGTTGAATACGTGGAAATTAGTTTCTGGGAGAAACAAATTCTTGTTTCTACACGTTCAGTTGAAGTCAATTGTATACTTCAAGAAAATCCCATTTAAAATAGCAAGTGACAATGATAAActtgaaacttaaaaaaaaaagaaaagaccaaCCCCGTTCCCCTTCTACTcccagacaaaaataaaaaagcctcaTTGGCCTTTAGGCCACCACCCTTACCAGACATTGAGTTTTTGTCCAAACAGGAAGTTGTTGTTGAGATGAGAAATGGCCCTGTCCACAGCGTAGCAGTCACCCATCTCGACCATGGCGGCTCCAGGTTTGCTCTTCATGAACTTCACCTGAATAGGAACAATCTTGAGTATGCGGTCGATGGCGTAGCAACTCATTCTGGGCAATTGGCTTACGCACCCTCTCCACGTTTCCATAGAGGCAGAAGATGTTAAAGACTTTGTCGGCATTGATCTTGGCGGGCTCCAGGCCGTACACCATGAGGACGGGCGAGTCGGCGTGGGCGCCGTATtcgggcggcggcggcccgtATCCGGCGCCGTAGCGCTGACTCCCGCGACCGCGGGCGCCCATGCCCATGCGGTGGGGCGGCCCGTAGCTGTCGTCGCTGTAGCCGTGGTAGCCTCCTTGAGGGCCACCTTGAGAGGAAAAGTACAAATGAGCCACGGTCCCAAACCGAGCGAAAGGCTCCCTCGGAATCCGTACCGTAATCCGCCGGGTGGTCCCCGAGAAGCGCCGGCTGCCTCTGCCGTTTGTTCGGGTTGGCGTTGGGATCTAGGGTgtgaaaaaagggggaaaaagtgcGTTAAAGGAGCTTCTTCCCTGGAAAAGACCGCGCGCAGATGCATTAGAGTGGTGACTTGGTGTTAAGGGACAAGGTGACCGGCATGCGACAGAAAAGGCTGCTTGCGTCCATCAAAATAGACCGAAAAGGCCATTTAGGACATAATGGAGATTCCTTCTTCGCCACTTTCCTAGCGTAAACACACCTTGTGAACTGTTCCAATTGCCTTCGCCTTCAGCATCTGTGCaagtacacacatacatagcaTGTAAAGAGTGGGAAGAGAGCAAGTTGAATTTTCAAGACCCCGCGGGAACCCTGCTTAAGCGTACACTGGAAACATTACGTAGGGCGCTTGGCTCAAACGTCATCCCCTTACAGGTCGTCGTTCGCATACATCGACAACGGCAAGTTCGATTTTGGTCAACAGGCACTGCAAACATTACATCAATGTTGTCGTTTAGTACTTACAGCACCGTACACGGAGTATTGGACACGGTCGGTGCCATTGGTAGgtgggtaggtaggtaggtaggggCCAGTCTTCAGCATGGATGCCACCCTCCGAGATCAACTCTTTCTTTTAGTCTTCCTTTCTTCCGCTCTTTGCATCCCCACCACCAAAGGTAAGTACATCCACACATCCATGCTGGGTTTTCACTTGCTgcaaattctttcatttttttttccccaaagttgCTAGGACAAGCATTTCCAGCTTACCGTGCTGACCACAAAGCAGG
The nucleotide sequence above comes from Stigmatopora argus isolate UIUO_Sarg chromosome 22, RoL_Sarg_1.0, whole genome shotgun sequence. Encoded proteins:
- the hnrnpl gene encoding heterogeneous nuclear ribonucleoprotein L, translated to MAAAAGRFYGEGGRATKRQKTDEGGMTMEGYDDPHKPLPSPVVHIRGLVDGVVESDLVEALQEFGTVSSVVMMPKKRQALAEYEDMNASCNAVTYAAENQVYIAGHPAFINYSTSQKISRPGDSDDTRIVNNVLLLTIINPIYPITTDVLYTICNNCGPVERIVIFRKNGVQAMVEFDSVQSAQRAKASLNGADIYSGCCTLKIEYAKPTRLNVFKNDQDTWDYTNPNLSSQDAEGEGNWNSSQDPNANPNKRQRQPALLGDHPADYGGPQGGYHGYSDDSYGPPHRMGMGARGRGSQRYGAGYGPPPPEYGAHADSPVLMVYGLEPAKINADKVFNIFCLYGNVERVKFMKSKPGAAMVEMGDCYAVDRAISHLNNNFLFGQKLNVCVSKQQAIVPGQSYQLEDNSTSFKDFHGSRNNRFTSPEQAAKNRIQHPTNVLHFFNAQPDISEELFDQICDELGIKSPGSVKLFTGKSERSSSGLLEWDSINDAMEALALMNHHQMKNPSGPYPYTLKLCFSTTHHTAS
- the LOC144067741 gene encoding interferon regulatory factor 2-binding protein 1-like, which encodes MSSTSQPSSRRQWCYLCDLPKMPWAMLWEFSEAVCRGCVNYDGVDRIELLIETARQLKSTHGVLEGRSPGPQQGKPSSLGSAEVGRPPHGERLERERDRERERERERERERERERARADYGVSSRLPNGLHRVEDVALSESSRQSPNTRRAMTGALPGLHGTISHALIAQGLVASPHGLLAPLSSSRAAAAAAAAAAAAAAGAPIVVSAGPILSDAVSRRQAAALGVGASTSALVGIDLGAWRNSEVVAELNEVARSKMEGWPNRPKVVRDVLLALSSCVPFAVRFRKDHNLVGRVLAFDAAATAAAELELKVFAEYPVGSGVIFSCVPDLVRQMFRDAAKDAGKAVNSGLRYVEYEKRQGSGDWRGLAELLNDGVRMFKEPPIPEVLPHPDGGGLSAAAAPRSAPAKGAARRRKASPGSENGESEGRPEVWPRGAYPGMEALPGMGAPQDGPPRLHGQPSPMSALMGVADSLSSGQVARDSPGASSAVGRAASASPSAAAASTSVPQAGGGESAGAAAAGGQGALLCCTLCRERLEDTHFVQCPSVPHHKFCFPCTRGFIRSQGQGGEVYCPSGERCPLAGSAVPWAFMQGEISTILAGDGDVTVKKESDP